The Arachis duranensis cultivar V14167 chromosome 2, aradu.V14167.gnm2.J7QH, whole genome shotgun sequence genome has a window encoding:
- the LOC107474775 gene encoding myosin-binding protein 3, with the protein MDLHESHSWTLGGLIGAFIDLVIAYFLLCGSAFAFFVSKFFWFFGLFMPCPCKGSFGYMNSTFCVHKLLFEWPSTKICSIQVMAVNRFPFDLVRVKGHSCGNDRDVVELEDEASCSSCSGPRLLPLVENENGYDAKGKRVMSLKRRSGIRRRRRANNYGSGKLTLVSGSDSMQSNVASTSLLPCDDGIAGKTKEKINPDPRKEVALLDVDDVQTGHDLDVKTCDSYEFNGSMVDSPGQDKCSSLLENYINSVRDAVQVHGNGEERIKILEDALEEEKAAYAALYLELEKERAAAATAADEAMAMISRLQEEKASMEMEMRQYQRMIEERFTYDEEEMIILQEILIRRERENHFLEKELEAYRQMGLRGSDRSNNGKPRVLSDEWEQALPIMLETHEEVLQNECTISVKKDEPSNISSDYMLAPTCISMEGGEMRAKDIEHDTEPDVLDVHVVDDNIELREQENKTNNNIVSKCPRTGNDSGRDSSCLNNNEKLKIDTEIEKLGERLKMIQHEKGKLYIFAENGESERVQSNLLEEISGQILQTKELRNIVRGASLPPSSVKVSLRKRRCQSASWESSESS; encoded by the exons ATGGATTTGCATGAATCTCATTCTTGGACCCTTGGAGGTCTGATTGGAGCATTTATTGACCTTGTTATAGCTTACTTCTTGCTATGTGGGTCAGCTTTTGCTTTCTTTGTCTCCAAATTCTTCTGGTTTTTTGGACTCTTTATGCCATGCCCCTGCAAGGGTAGTTTTGGGTATATGAACAGCACTTTCTGTGTTCACAAACTGTTATTTGAATGGCCTTCAACAAAGATATGCTCAATTCAAGTGATGGCAGTGAATAGGTTCCCTTTTGATCTTGTTAGGGTGAAGGGGCATTCATGTGGCAATGATAGGGATGTTGTTGAGTTGGAGGATGAGGCTTCTTGTAGTTCGTGTTCGGGGCCTCGTTTGCTTCCTTTGGTTGAGAATGAAAATGGTTATGATGCTAAGGGGAAGAGGGTTATGAGCTTGAAAAGAAGATCCGGAATTCGGCGTCGTCGGAGGGCTAATAATTATGGTTCTGGGAAGTTGACTTTGGTTAGTGGTTCTGATAGTATGCAGTCTAATGTTGCTTCTACTTCGCTCTTGCCTTGTGACGATGGGATTGCAGgaaaaaccaaggaaaagataAATCCTGATCCAAGGAAAGAAGTTGCTCTACTTG ATGTTGATGATGTTCAAACTGGCCATGATTTGGATGTAAAGACATGTGATAGTTATGAATTTAATGGATCAATGGTGGATAGTCCAGGCCAAGACAAATGTTCTTCTTTGTTGGAAAATTACATCAATAGCGTGCGAGACGCAGTCCAGGTTCATGGGAATGGAGAAGAACGGATCAAGATTTTGGAAGACGCACTAGAAGAAGAGAAAGCTGCCTATGCTGCACTCTACCTAGAGCTAGAGAAGGAGAGAGCTGCAGCCGCTACTGCTGCTGATGAAGCCATGGCTATGATATCTCGTTTGCAGGAGGAGAAGGCATCAATGGAAATGGAAATGAGGCAATATCAGAGGATGATAGAAGAACGATTCACTTACGATGAAGAGGAGATGATTATTCTGCAAGAGATCCTCATAAGGAGGGAAAGGGAGAATCACTTTCTGGAAAAGGAGCTCGAAGCTTATAGGCAGATGGGTTTGAGAGGAAGTGACAGGTCAAATAATGGCAAGCCAAGGGTGTTATCGGATGAATGGGAACAAGCACTTCCTATTATGCTCGAAACACATGAAGAGGTACTGCAGAATGAATGCACTATATCAGTCAAGAAAGATGAACCCTCAAATATTTCCTCGGATTACATGTTAGCTCCAACTTGTATCAGCATGGAAGGTGGAGAAATGCGGGCAAAAGACATAGAACATGATACTGAGCCGGATGTTCTTGATGTCCATGTTGTTGATGACAACATAGAACTTAGGGAAcaggaaaataaaacaaataataatatagtgAGTAAGTGTCCTAGGACAGGCAATGATTCAGGAAGGGATTCTTCATGTTTAAACAACAATGAAAAGCTGAAGATTGACACAGAGATCGAGAAGCTCGGAGAAAGGCTGAAGATGATACAGCATGAGAAAGGAAAATTGTATATCTTTGCAGAGAATGGAGAAAGTGAAAGGGTTCAGTCGAATCTTTTAGAGGAGATATCAGGCCAGATTCTACAGACTAAAGAATTGAGAAACATTGTTCGTGGAGCTTCCTTGCCTCCTTCATCTGTTAAG GTGAGCTTGAGGAAAAGACGCTGCCAAAGTGCTTCTTGGGAATCTAGTGAAAGTTCATGA